Proteins encoded by one window of Kineococcus rhizosphaerae:
- a CDS encoding ATP-binding protein: MTTSTGPHDPAAVLVGRLDELTLLRGLLGQAAAGRGSGALVVGEAGLGKTALVSALAAEAAATGFRVLRCRGFRGGEGTGFAGLHELLHPVLDRVDALPARQREALEVVFGLADGAAVDRLVLSLATTGLLEEAAQAEPLLLVLEDLHWVDPSSTETLVSLPRRLDGARALVLATTRPDPSRPSPARDFPHVVRLGPLPPREAKALLSARRPDLPARVRAQVLEESLGNPLALTELATQWTRTGGADGGHRVSMSRRLEQAFLGEVHGLPAGTRRALLVVAAGQDASRPEVLGALDLLGLGEQDLAPAERVGLLGSEGDRFLFRHPLVGSALYDGAGSAERSQAHTALARAVPSPARRVQHRAAAVTGWDAGVAAELADVAEAVFRQGATAEASTLWRRASALTPQPQDRARLLSSAAEAARQAGASVDAAALLTQVRAVVAPTQFEVVRRAARTDWLLSMTADHRGRSTLDLVDLARGLPGSADRVEVLVWAATKCSVLQEPDDVRAAVRSALAGEDPGSSLRRIGLALVDPRAPLDVATFERFRTEVQDVDGVLLNCLAFSAEDAGDLVVAETCWSSAVDAFHASGRAGDETIALCGRATPRVTAGDLAGGLADAEQALRLSRELDLPVVAAMAAAVVARARAWGGERDRALQALRQAEALPAAAPFARVAASAAWAAGVLALTDGRYADALRELTGTAANASVALWAGGDLAEAAVRTGRPDAVHDWLRTASDVVRVSGSVHLELLLERSRALLADDGTAEQHFRAALELGRRGGTGLDVARTRLHHGEWLRRQRRITEAREQLVEALRFFEEHLVLPLAERARVELRAAGGADDAGADAGPARDLAVRSLTAQELMVAVLAAQGLSNREIADQVYLSHRTVGSHLHHAFAKLQVNRRSHLADALAGRV, from the coding sequence ATGACGACGTCCACCGGCCCGCACGACCCGGCCGCCGTCCTCGTGGGACGCCTCGACGAGCTCACGCTGCTGCGCGGCCTGCTCGGGCAGGCCGCCGCCGGCCGGGGTTCGGGTGCGCTCGTGGTGGGCGAGGCCGGCCTCGGCAAGACCGCGCTGGTCTCCGCGCTCGCCGCCGAGGCCGCCGCGACGGGGTTCCGGGTGCTGCGGTGCCGGGGGTTCCGCGGCGGCGAGGGGACCGGTTTCGCAGGGCTGCACGAACTGCTCCACCCCGTCCTGGACCGCGTCGACGCCCTGCCCGCGCGCCAGCGCGAAGCCCTGGAGGTGGTCTTCGGGCTCGCGGACGGCGCCGCGGTGGACCGGCTGGTCCTGAGCCTGGCCACCACGGGGCTGCTGGAGGAGGCGGCGCAGGCCGAGCCGCTGCTGCTCGTCCTGGAGGACCTGCACTGGGTGGACCCCTCCAGCACCGAGACCCTCGTCTCGTTGCCGCGGCGGCTGGACGGCGCCCGGGCCCTGGTGCTGGCCACCACCCGCCCCGACCCGTCCCGCCCGTCCCCGGCCCGCGACTTCCCGCACGTCGTGCGCCTGGGGCCGCTGCCCCCGCGCGAGGCCAAGGCGCTGCTGTCCGCCCGCCGCCCCGACCTGCCGGCCCGGGTCCGGGCCCAGGTGCTGGAGGAGTCCCTCGGCAACCCGCTGGCCCTCACCGAGCTGGCCACGCAGTGGACCCGCACCGGCGGGGCCGACGGCGGGCACCGCGTCTCCATGAGCCGGCGCCTGGAGCAGGCGTTCCTCGGCGAGGTCCACGGGCTCCCCGCCGGCACCCGCCGGGCCCTGCTCGTCGTCGCCGCGGGCCAGGACGCCTCCCGCCCGGAGGTCCTCGGCGCCCTGGACCTGCTGGGGCTGGGGGAGCAGGACCTGGCACCGGCCGAGCGGGTGGGGCTGCTGGGCTCCGAGGGCGACCGGTTCCTCTTCCGCCACCCCCTCGTCGGCTCGGCCCTCTACGACGGCGCGGGGTCCGCCGAGCGTTCGCAGGCCCACACGGCCCTGGCGCGGGCCGTGCCCTCCCCGGCGCGGCGCGTCCAGCACCGCGCCGCCGCCGTGACGGGCTGGGACGCGGGGGTCGCCGCCGAGCTCGCCGACGTCGCCGAGGCCGTCTTCCGGCAGGGGGCGACGGCGGAGGCGTCGACGCTGTGGCGACGCGCGAGCGCGCTGACCCCGCAGCCGCAGGACCGGGCGCGGCTGCTGTCCTCCGCCGCCGAGGCGGCGCGGCAGGCGGGCGCCTCGGTGGACGCGGCGGCGCTCCTGACGCAGGTGCGCGCGGTCGTCGCCCCGACGCAGTTCGAGGTCGTGCGCCGTGCCGCCCGCACGGACTGGTTGCTCAGCATGACCGCCGACCACCGGGGGCGCAGCACCCTCGACCTCGTCGACCTGGCCCGGGGCCTGCCCGGCAGCGCCGACCGGGTCGAGGTCCTCGTCTGGGCCGCGACGAAGTGCTCCGTCCTGCAGGAACCCGACGACGTCCGCGCCGCGGTGCGCTCGGCCCTGGCCGGTGAGGACCCCGGCAGCAGCCTGCGCCGGATCGGGCTGGCCCTGGTCGACCCCCGCGCCCCCCTGGACGTCGCGACGTTCGAGCGGTTCCGCACCGAGGTGCAGGACGTGGACGGCGTCCTGCTGAACTGCCTGGCGTTCTCGGCCGAGGACGCCGGCGACCTGGTGGTCGCCGAGACGTGCTGGAGCAGCGCCGTCGACGCCTTCCACGCCTCCGGGCGCGCCGGCGACGAGACGATCGCCCTGTGCGGGCGGGCCACCCCCCGCGTCACGGCGGGTGACCTGGCGGGTGGGCTGGCCGACGCCGAGCAGGCCCTGCGCCTGAGCCGCGAGCTGGACCTGCCCGTCGTGGCCGCCATGGCCGCCGCCGTCGTGGCCCGGGCGCGCGCCTGGGGCGGTGAACGCGACCGCGCCCTGCAGGCCCTGCGGCAGGCCGAGGCCCTCCCGGCGGCCGCGCCGTTCGCGCGGGTGGCGGCGAGCGCCGCGTGGGCGGCCGGGGTGCTGGCCCTGACCGACGGGCGGTACGCGGACGCGCTGCGGGAGCTGACCGGGACGGCCGCCAACGCCTCCGTCGCCCTGTGGGCCGGTGGGGACCTGGCCGAGGCGGCCGTCCGCACCGGCCGGCCCGACGCCGTCCACGACTGGCTGCGCACGGCGTCCGACGTCGTGCGGGTCAGCGGGTCGGTCCACCTGGAACTGCTGCTGGAGCGTTCGCGCGCGCTGCTGGCCGACGACGGCACGGCCGAGCAGCACTTCCGGGCCGCGCTGGAGCTCGGCCGCCGCGGGGGGACGGGCCTCGACGTGGCCCGCACCCGGCTGCACCACGGCGAGTGGTTGCGCCGCCAGCGCAGGATCACCGAGGCGCGGGAGCAGCTCGTCGAGGCCCTGCGGTTCTTCGAGGAGCACCTCGTGCTGCCCCTGGCCGAGCGGGCGCGCGTGGAGCTGCGGGCCGCGGGCGGCGCGGACGACGCCGGGGCGGACGCGGGACCCGCGCGCGACCTCGCGGTCCGGTCGCTGACCGCGCAGGAGCTCATGGTGGCCGTGCTGGCCGCGCAGGGGCTGTCCAACCGGGAGATCGCGGACCAGGTGTACCTCTCGCACCGGACGGTCGGCTCGCACCTGCACCACGCCTTCGCCAAGCTGCAGGTGAACCGGCGCTCGCACCTGGCCGACGCGCTCGCCGGACGGGTGTGA
- a CDS encoding alpha/beta fold hydrolase, which produces MPEPTPEQTPTVVLVHGAFAESASWTGVVERLRARDVDVLAVANPLRDLEGDARYVRDVVASVAGPVLLVGHSYGGAVITAAAADLPSVVGLVHVAGFAPQTGESALDLSNRFPGSTLADTLQTYPVSSGGVEFRIAPDAFHHQFAADVPLPEAAVMALTQRPVTEAALAAPLTTQAAWTRLPSWFVFGDQDLNIPVAAHRFMAQRAGAAGTREVPGASHAIAVSRPDVVAEVIVEALTTAGRATASV; this is translated from the coding sequence GTGCCCGAGCCGACCCCCGAGCAGACCCCCACCGTCGTGCTGGTGCACGGCGCCTTCGCCGAGTCCGCGAGCTGGACGGGTGTCGTCGAGCGGCTGCGCGCCCGCGACGTCGACGTGCTGGCCGTGGCGAACCCGCTGCGCGACCTGGAGGGCGACGCGCGCTACGTCCGCGACGTCGTCGCCTCCGTCGCCGGGCCGGTCCTGCTGGTCGGCCACTCCTACGGCGGGGCGGTGATCACCGCGGCGGCCGCCGACCTGCCGTCCGTCGTGGGTCTGGTCCACGTCGCCGGGTTCGCCCCGCAGACCGGGGAGTCGGCGCTGGACCTGTCGAACCGGTTCCCCGGCAGCACCCTCGCCGACACGCTGCAGACCTACCCGGTCTCCTCGGGCGGGGTGGAGTTCCGCATCGCGCCGGACGCCTTCCACCACCAGTTCGCCGCCGACGTCCCGCTCCCGGAGGCGGCGGTGATGGCCCTCACCCAGCGCCCCGTCACCGAGGCCGCCCTCGCTGCGCCGCTGACGACGCAGGCCGCGTGGACCCGGCTGCCGTCGTGGTTCGTCTTCGGCGACCAGGACCTCAACATCCCCGTGGCCGCGCACCGGTTCATGGCCCAGCGCGCCGGGGCGGCCGGCACCCGCGAGGTCCCCGGCGCCTCGCACGCGATCGCCGTCTCCCGGCCCGACGTCGTGGCCGAGGTGATCGTCGAGGCGCTCACCACGGCCGGCCGGGCCACCGCCTCCGTCTGA
- a CDS encoding alpha/beta hydrolase, whose protein sequence is MTEIEIVLEPAAQAFVEANSTPPFLYQLTPAQGREIATTLQSGYPHLLPVDQEDLEVPGGPTGSVPVRITRPQGATGPLPVVIYTHGLGWVYGGKDTHDRLVREIAVGTGAAVVFTDYALSPEAKYPVAIEQVFTVAQWVAKEGAEHGLDPTRIAAAGDSVGGNMTAVLALMAKERGGVPLLAQVMFYPVTDADFDTPSSHEFATGYFLHREGMQWFWDQYTTDPAQRAEPYASPLKASIEQLTGLPPALVIVGQADVLRDEGEAYANRLRRAGVPVTATRYQGIVHDFVGLNPLRATNAAEAAIDQAVDFLRRALSTDS, encoded by the coding sequence GTGACCGAGATCGAGATCGTGCTCGAACCCGCCGCCCAGGCGTTCGTGGAGGCGAACTCCACCCCGCCGTTCCTGTACCAGCTCACCCCCGCCCAGGGCCGCGAGATCGCCACCACCCTGCAGTCCGGGTACCCGCACCTGCTGCCCGTCGACCAGGAGGACCTGGAGGTCCCCGGCGGCCCCACCGGCTCCGTCCCGGTCCGCATCACCCGCCCGCAGGGCGCGACCGGCCCGCTGCCCGTCGTGATCTACACCCACGGCCTGGGCTGGGTGTACGGCGGCAAGGACACCCACGACCGCCTCGTGCGCGAGATCGCCGTCGGGACCGGGGCGGCCGTCGTCTTCACCGACTACGCCCTGTCCCCGGAGGCGAAGTACCCCGTCGCGATCGAGCAGGTGTTCACCGTCGCGCAGTGGGTCGCGAAGGAGGGCGCCGAGCACGGCCTGGACCCCACCCGCATCGCCGCCGCCGGGGACTCCGTGGGCGGGAACATGACCGCGGTCCTGGCCCTGATGGCCAAGGAGCGCGGCGGGGTCCCCCTGCTGGCGCAGGTGATGTTCTACCCCGTCACCGACGCCGACTTCGACACCCCCAGCTCCCACGAGTTCGCCACCGGGTACTTCCTGCACCGCGAGGGCATGCAGTGGTTCTGGGACCAGTACACGACCGACCCCGCCCAGCGCGCCGAGCCGTACGCCTCGCCGTTGAAGGCCAGCATCGAGCAGCTCACCGGCCTGCCGCCGGCCCTGGTGATCGTCGGGCAGGCCGACGTCCTGCGCGACGAGGGCGAGGCGTACGCGAACAGGCTGCGCCGCGCCGGGGTCCCGGTGACGGCCACCCGGTACCAGGGGATCGTCCACGACTTCGTCGGGCTGAACCCGCTGCGCGCCACGAACGCCGCCGAGGCCGCGATCGACCAGGCCGTCGACTTCCTCCGGCGGGCGCTGTCCACCGACTCCTGA
- a CDS encoding TDT family transporter yields MTTTDPLTPAPPPAPVVAPVAPTRVRLTPNLFGTSFGLAGLAATWTAAAAAVGLPTWPATALWAAAALVHVVVAVAYLRDAPRHRRLASDVADPTLGPFTALGFVPVMLLGAWLHGYQGTAGQVVVVVGVLGTVLLGAHLTGGWITSPGPLQRWHPGYFLPSVAGGLVAAQSLAKVGWHDAGLVAFGYGAVSWLVLGSILLVRLMTQPALPAPLLPTMAIEVAPAVVASNAWFTLNGGRSDTVVVLLAGYAVFMALVQVRLVPLYLRSAFGPGFWSFSFSYAALATTAVTWLHLTAPAGWRAWVVVVLAVLTLGYAALVARTVLALARGTYFARVPAV; encoded by the coding sequence GTGACCACGACCGACCCGCTCACCCCCGCACCCCCACCCGCGCCGGTGGTGGCGCCGGTGGCCCCCACCCGGGTCCGTCTGACCCCCAACCTGTTCGGCACGTCCTTCGGGCTCGCCGGGCTGGCGGCCACCTGGACCGCCGCGGCGGCCGCCGTCGGCCTGCCGACCTGGCCGGCGACGGCGCTGTGGGCGGCCGCCGCGCTCGTGCACGTCGTCGTCGCCGTCGCCTACCTGCGCGACGCGCCGCGCCACCGGCGGCTGGCCTCCGACGTGGCCGACCCCACCCTGGGCCCGTTCACCGCGCTGGGGTTCGTACCGGTGATGCTGCTCGGGGCGTGGCTGCACGGCTACCAGGGCACCGCCGGGCAGGTCGTCGTGGTCGTGGGCGTCCTCGGCACCGTGCTGCTCGGCGCGCACCTGACCGGTGGGTGGATCACCTCCCCCGGGCCGTTGCAGCGCTGGCACCCCGGGTACTTCCTGCCCAGCGTCGCCGGGGGCCTGGTCGCCGCGCAGTCGCTGGCGAAGGTGGGCTGGCACGACGCCGGCCTCGTCGCGTTCGGCTACGGCGCGGTGTCCTGGCTGGTGCTGGGCTCGATCCTGCTCGTGCGCCTCATGACCCAGCCCGCGCTGCCGGCCCCGCTGCTGCCGACGATGGCCATCGAGGTCGCCCCGGCCGTGGTGGCCAGCAACGCGTGGTTCACGCTGAACGGCGGCCGCTCCGACACCGTCGTCGTCCTCCTGGCCGGGTACGCGGTGTTCATGGCCCTGGTGCAGGTGAGGCTGGTCCCGCTGTACCTGCGGTCCGCGTTCGGCCCGGGGTTCTGGTCCTTCAGCTTCTCCTACGCCGCGCTCGCCACCACCGCCGTCACCTGGCTGCACCTGACGGCGCCGGCCGGGTGGAGGGCCTGGGTCGTCGTGGTGCTGGCCGTCCTGACCCTCGGCTACGCGGCGCTGGTCGCGCGCACCGTCCTCGCCCTGGCCCGCGGCACGTACTTCGCGCGGGTACCGGCCGTCTGA
- a CDS encoding helix-turn-helix transcriptional regulator, whose product MIGRERELARFDELLSALRSGGGGGAVLVEGEAGIGKTTLVTAVARTAQDAGFLVLRCQGFEGEAATGFAGLHELLHPALDQVDALPPRQRSALLTALGLQAGPSPDRLLIGLAVLGLLEEAAATRPVLLHVEDAHWLDASTAEAVAFVARRLGAAPVLLVATVRRDPAAPTAQPSTAALEEVAEVLSLGPLDDDDARRLLDSLDPRGTDLGTAGRRRVLDEAHGNPLALREFAAALDGGTALTSGPLPTTRRLERAFLDAVAPLPVPSRTMLLLAATGEDLLVAELLDAAAALGLAPQDLDLLEREGLVDTTGGRARLRHPLVRSAVHGAASSAERFRAHQALAAASHDPGRAAWHRAAAVPDRDEAVAAELEAAGTRAAERGARSEAAAALRRAAELTPDPSRRATRLLSAAQYLRQAGATAEAAATLDTAAALVSAPQERFQVAYLRSMLGIAAGEAPHDTGRFVHEALELDDELAAAGDPGQRVVVLANAAFHAANQATDATWRRAVHDRLAAVDAGPHPLQQLALAVVDPRAHPDVRDRLPDLLATFADEPYMLLALGQVAERLQDLPIAQAAWSRAVEAFHRAGSPGDEGQALNGLASVRVARGQLTEALQDAENAHRTGVDVGMAMVAASASATAARALALTGRTAEAAEALARVRAAGPADAVPQVPAGASWAAGLVALQEGRSGDALAHLLDVGTYPLFAAWSVADLAEAAAGAGTPTQALPALERVAPEAELFGSDHLRLLVHRARALLAGSGAEEHFLAALAAGERADAPVELARTQLAYGQWLRREQRPVDARPVLAAAVGGFERRGARALAERAAQELRAAGGAVRAGDVRPGSGAPLTAQELQIARLAAQGMSNKEIADRLYLSHRTVGAHLYKLFPKVGITSRARLRTALADLDLLGPAAG is encoded by the coding sequence GTGATCGGCCGCGAGCGGGAACTGGCCCGCTTCGACGAGCTCCTCTCCGCGCTGCGCTCCGGCGGGGGAGGCGGCGCCGTGCTGGTCGAGGGGGAGGCCGGCATCGGCAAGACCACCCTCGTGACGGCCGTCGCGCGCACCGCGCAGGACGCCGGGTTCCTCGTGCTGCGCTGCCAGGGGTTCGAGGGCGAGGCCGCCACCGGCTTCGCCGGCCTGCACGAGCTGCTGCACCCCGCCCTGGACCAGGTCGACGCCCTGCCCCCGCGCCAGCGCTCCGCGCTGCTGACCGCCCTCGGCCTGCAGGCCGGCCCCTCGCCGGACCGGCTGCTCATCGGCCTCGCCGTCCTGGGCCTGCTGGAGGAGGCCGCCGCGACGCGGCCCGTCCTGCTGCACGTCGAGGACGCGCACTGGCTGGACGCCTCCACCGCGGAGGCCGTCGCCTTCGTCGCCCGCCGCCTGGGCGCCGCGCCCGTGCTGCTGGTGGCCACGGTCCGCCGCGACCCCGCCGCGCCCACCGCGCAGCCGTCGACGGCGGCCCTGGAGGAGGTCGCCGAGGTGCTGTCCCTGGGGCCGCTCGACGACGACGACGCGCGACGCCTGCTGGACTCCCTGGACCCCCGGGGGACCGACCTCGGCACCGCGGGCCGGCGACGGGTCCTGGACGAGGCGCACGGCAACCCGCTGGCGCTGCGCGAGTTCGCCGCCGCGCTCGACGGCGGGACGGCCCTCACCAGCGGCCCCCTGCCCACGACCCGGCGCCTGGAACGGGCCTTCCTCGACGCCGTCGCGCCCCTGCCGGTCCCCAGCCGGACGATGCTCCTGCTGGCCGCCACGGGCGAGGACCTCCTGGTCGCCGAGCTGCTCGACGCCGCCGCCGCGCTGGGCCTGGCCCCGCAGGACCTGGACCTCCTCGAACGCGAGGGGCTGGTCGACACCACCGGCGGACGCGCGCGGCTGCGCCACCCGCTGGTGCGCTCGGCCGTCCACGGCGCGGCCTCCTCCGCGGAGCGGTTCCGGGCGCACCAGGCCCTGGCCGCGGCCAGCCACGACCCGGGGCGGGCCGCCTGGCACCGCGCCGCCGCGGTGCCCGATCGCGACGAGGCGGTCGCCGCCGAGCTCGAGGCGGCCGGGACCCGGGCCGCCGAGCGGGGTGCGCGCAGCGAGGCGGCCGCGGCCCTGCGGCGGGCCGCCGAACTCACGCCCGACCCCTCCCGGCGGGCCACCCGGCTGCTCAGCGCCGCGCAGTACCTGCGCCAGGCCGGGGCGACCGCCGAGGCCGCCGCCACCCTGGACACCGCGGCCGCGCTCGTCAGCGCACCGCAGGAGCGCTTCCAGGTGGCCTACCTGCGCTCGATGCTCGGCATCGCTGCCGGTGAGGCGCCCCACGACACCGGGCGCTTCGTCCACGAGGCCCTGGAGCTGGACGACGAGCTCGCCGCCGCCGGCGACCCCGGGCAGCGCGTCGTCGTCCTGGCCAACGCCGCCTTCCACGCCGCCAACCAGGCCACCGACGCGACGTGGCGCCGCGCCGTCCACGACCGGCTCGCCGCGGTCGACGCCGGCCCGCACCCGCTGCAGCAGCTGGCGCTCGCGGTCGTCGACCCGCGCGCCCACCCGGACGTGCGGGACCGGTTGCCGGACCTGCTCGCCACGTTCGCCGACGAGCCGTACATGCTGCTGGCCCTCGGGCAGGTCGCGGAGCGGTTGCAGGACCTGCCGATCGCGCAGGCCGCGTGGAGCCGGGCCGTCGAGGCGTTCCACCGCGCCGGGTCCCCGGGCGACGAGGGGCAGGCCCTCAACGGCCTGGCGTCCGTGCGGGTGGCCCGCGGGCAGCTGACGGAGGCGTTGCAGGACGCGGAGAACGCCCACCGCACGGGGGTGGACGTGGGGATGGCGATGGTCGCGGCGTCGGCGAGCGCGACCGCGGCCCGCGCCCTGGCGCTGACGGGGCGGACGGCGGAGGCGGCCGAGGCGCTGGCCCGGGTCCGGGCGGCCGGCCCGGCCGACGCCGTGCCGCAGGTGCCCGCGGGCGCCTCGTGGGCGGCCGGCCTCGTCGCCCTGCAGGAGGGCCGCTCCGGGGACGCGCTGGCCCACCTCCTCGACGTCGGCACCTACCCGCTGTTCGCGGCGTGGTCCGTGGCGGACCTGGCGGAGGCCGCCGCGGGCGCGGGGACCCCGACGCAGGCCCTGCCCGCCCTGGAACGGGTCGCACCCGAGGCCGAGCTGTTCGGCTCCGACCACCTGCGGCTCCTGGTCCACCGGGCGCGCGCCCTCCTGGCGGGCTCCGGCGCCGAGGAGCACTTCCTGGCCGCCCTGGCGGCCGGTGAGCGGGCCGACGCCCCCGTGGAGCTGGCCCGGACGCAGCTGGCGTACGGGCAGTGGCTGCGCCGCGAGCAGCGTCCCGTCGACGCCCGTCCCGTGCTGGCCGCCGCGGTGGGCGGGTTCGAGCGTCGCGGGGCCCGGGCGCTGGCCGAGCGGGCGGCCCAGGAGCTGCGCGCGGCCGGGGGCGCCGTGCGGGCGGGCGACGTGCGCCCGGGCTCCGGCGCCCCGCTGACCGCCCAGGAGCTGCAGATCGCCCGGCTCGCCGCGCAGGGGATGAGCAACAAGGAGATCGCCGACCGGCTGTACCTGTCCCACCGCACGGTGGGGGCGCACCTGTACAAGCTGTTCCCCAAGGTGGGGATCACCAGCCGCGCCCGGCTGCGGACCGCGCTGGCCGACCTCGACCTCCTCGGCCCGGCCGCCGGCTGA